Proteins found in one Phocoena sinus isolate mPhoSin1 chromosome 5, mPhoSin1.pri, whole genome shotgun sequence genomic segment:
- the GPRIN3 gene encoding G protein-regulated inducer of neurite outgrowth 3, translated as MGTVPDPLRSAKTSLIAASGKEEDLGEVQAASPQPQPAVLGRNTNGLSGTPAEPDLSPRTAAEALMQASEDEAVQPAMSSAGIVNEVGKASPTFNSPGNTQLPGSREPAEPAPCSVAGKDLIHVAFTIPANQHTHPAIPGDQPNSSLPSGPEDTLVKSQRTADGEQAEKSSCPLGGVHGKDQVPPYFPSQETVQGMVQPADRAAEALSPASAPVGGPEGERQQAVCDSQTRSCESPAREVRCSEKRPPSPTTSDPQAVTSVAPQSSRLPSKGSVFPPDPEKMLPPAQPQGSRFREVSTMTSQAENEIKEVPARAQQDAEVQAVASVESRSVSTSPSILTAFLKETPAPEQFEQEQLRVVCSGSGRVSHTLELSASTPAPREAGQCLGITPEVHIRSAAAFRGEGKSASLPAEVLKTSSIHVASSNAQATCKEDGRSAGMTQVGQEPASRQLSGTNSTSLKASLSDQISISAGCQAETSHGLGKFATKPSEFAAETTNGHKPDPDWKLSNSCGPAIRADQSGNLDLINQGDAREKKLASPQIVREQESSGIDILDPRPRAEAKTVLLNPKSQESRGTASAASPTPSPVRRSQEGGVEENRQPKTATSLSLPSDSMGDSSPGSGKRTPSRSVKASPRRASRVSEFLKEQKLNVTAAAAQVGLTPGEKKKHLGADARLQLKQSKRVRDVVWDEQGMTWEVYGASLDPESLGVAIQNHLQRQIREHEKLIKSQSSQSRRSISSDTSSNKKLKGRQPSVFQSLLQNFRRPNCCIRPAPSSVLD; from the coding sequence ATGGGGACTGTACCTGACCCTCTGAGATCGGCTAAAACTTCCCTGATTGCAGCTTCTGGAAAAGAAGAGGACCTGGGAGAGGTTCAGGCTGCTTCACCTCAGCCTCAACCAGCCGTCCTGGGTAGGAACACCAATGGCCTTTCTGGCACTCCTGCAGAGCCAGACCTCAGTCCCAGGACAGCTGCTGAGGCCCTGATGCAGGCCAGTGAGGATGAGGCCGTGCAGCCAGCCATGTCATCTGCTGGCATTGTCAATGAGGTGGGGAAAGCATCTCCCACGTTCAACTCTCCTGGCAATACCCAGCTGCCAGGGAGCAGGGAGCCCGCAGAGCCAGCCCCGTGTTCTGTGGCAGGAAAGGATCTGATACACGTAGCATTCACCATACCAGCCAATCAGCACACCCACCCGGCCATCCCAGGGGACCAGCCCAACTCCAGCCTCCCATCAGGACCTGAAGACACCCTGGTGAAATCACAGAGAACTGCAGACGGAGAGCAAGCTGAGAAGTCAAGTTGTCCGCTGGGAGGGGTCCATGGCAAAGATCAGGTGCCCCcttattttccttctcaagaAACGGTCCAGGGAATGGTGCAACCTGCAGATAGAGCAGCCGAGGCACTCAGTCCTGCCTCCGCTCCTGTAGGTGGACCTGAAGGGGAAAGGCAGCAAGCCGTTTGCGATTCCCAGACAAGGTCCTGTGAATCTCCAGCCAGAGAAGTTAGATGTTCGGAGAAAAGACCACCCTCTCCCACGACCTCAGACCCCCAGGCCGTGACTTCGGTGGCACCTCAATCATCCCGCCTCCCTAGCAAAGGGTCCGTGTTTCCTCCGGATCCAGAGAAGATGCTGCCGCCAGCACAGCCTCAGGGGTCAAGGTTCAGAGAAGTGAGTACGATGACCAGCCAAGCTGAAAATGAGATCAAGGAAGTTCCCGCCAGGGCTCAGCAAGATGCTGAGGTGCAGGCAGTGGCCAGTGTCGAGAGCAGATCGGTGTCTACCAGCCCCAGCATTCTCACTGCGTTCTTAAAGGAAACCCCCGCTCCAGAGCAGTTCGAACAAGAGCAGCTGCGTGTCGTCTGCAGCGGCAGTGGCCGCGTAAGCCACACGTTGGAGCTGTCTGCAAGCACCCCAGCCCCCCGGGAGGCGGGTCAGTGCCTTGGCATCACGCCAGAGGTGCACATCCGGTCAGCTGCAGCTTTCCGGGGGGAAGGTAAATCAGCGAGCCTACCGGCTGAGGTCCTTAAAACCTCATCAATCCACGTGGCATCCAGTAATGCTCAGGCTACATGTAAAGAAGATGGGAGGTCAGCGGGAATGACCCAGGTGGGGCAAGAGCCCGCCTCTAGACAGCTTTCGGGTACTAATTCTACCTCCCTGAAAGCTAGCCTCAGTGACCAGATTTCTATCAGTGCAGGATGTCAAGCTGAAACAAGTCACGGATTAGGGAAATTTGCAACGAAGCCATCTGAGTTTGCAGCGGAAACCACCAATGGCCACAAACCGGACCCAGACTGGAAACTCTCCAACTCTTGTGGCCCTGCCATCAGAGCTGACCAGTCCGGGAACTTGGATCTCATCAATCAAGGGGACGCAAGAGAGAAGAAGCTTGCATCTCCTCAGATAGTAAGAGAACAAGAATCTTCTGGCATCGATATCCTGGACCCGAGGCCAAGGGCAGAGGCCAAAACTGTACTGCTCAATCCTAAATCTCAAGAAAGTAGAGGCACCGCATCAGCTGCCAGTCCTACACCCTCCCCAGTTAGGAGGAGCCAGGAGGGCGGCGTGGAAGAAAATAGACAGCCCAAGACGGCCACCAGCCTAAGCCTGCCGTCTGATTCCATGGGGGACTCCAGTCCCGGTTCTGGCAAGAGAACCCCTTCTCGCTCCGTCAAAGCCAGTCCCCGCCGGGCCAGCCGGGTCAGCGAGTTCCTCAAGGAGCAGAAGTTAAACGTGACGGCAGCTGCCGCCCAGGTGGGACTCACTCcgggagagaagaaaaagcaccTGGGTGCTGACGCCAGGCTGCAGTTGAAACAGTCCAAGCGTGTCCGCGACGTGGTGTGGGACGAGCAGGGCATGACCTGGGAGGTGTACGGCGCTTCCCTGGACCCGGAGTCGCTGGGCGTCGCCATCCAGAACCATTTACAACGACAAATCAGGGAACACGAGAAATTAATCAAATCTCAAAGCAGCCAGAGCCGGAGATCCATCTCCTCAGATACTTCTTCAAATAAGAAGCTCAAAGGCAGGCAGCCCAGTGTTTTCCAGTCCCTGTTGCAGAACTTCCGACGGCCCAACTGCTGCATTCGTCCTGCTCCTTCTTCTGTATTAGATTGA